The Medicago truncatula cultivar Jemalong A17 chromosome 4, MtrunA17r5.0-ANR, whole genome shotgun sequence genome includes a region encoding these proteins:
- the LOC25492587 gene encoding uncharacterized protein isoform X2: MAEIIKFVYIMILCVSLLLIEVAGGKECVTDADCDKLYPDIRKPLMCSIGECYSLYKGKFSLSIISKTSFSLMVYNVVTLVICLRLAYISLLLKFL; this comes from the exons ATGGCTGAAATTATTAAGTTTGTTTATATTATGATACTATGTGTGTCCTTATTGCTTATTGAAGTAGCTGGTGGAA AAGAATGTGTTACTGACGCCGATTGTGATAAACTATATCCGGATATTAGAAAGCCTCTAATGTGCAGCATTGGTGAATGTTATAGTTTATACAAAGGTAAATTTTCTTTATCTATTATATctaaaacttctttttctttgatgGTTTATAATGTTGTTACTCTCGTAATTTGTTTAAGACTTGCATATATTTCTCTGTTACTAAAGTTTCTTTGA
- the LOC11412955 gene encoding uncharacterized protein, giving the protein MFRQLYICYTQRRKMAEIIKFVYIMILCVSLLLIAEASGKECVTDADCENLYPGNKKPMFCNNTGYCMSLYKEPSRYM; this is encoded by the exons ATGTTCAGACAATTATACATTTGTTATACACAAAGGCGTAAAATGGCTGAAATTATTAAGTTTGTTTATATTATGATACTTTGTGTTTCCTTATTGCTTATTGCGGAAGCTAGTGGAA AAGAATGTGTTACTGATGCCGATTGTGAAAACCTATATCCGGGTAATAAAAAACCTATGTTTTGCAACAACACTGGTTATTGTATGAGTTTATACAaag AGCCTTCTCGCTACATGTAA